In one window of Maribacter sp. BPC-D8 DNA:
- a CDS encoding TetR/AcrR family transcriptional regulator encodes MKEKIRDTASQLFLERGFKSITMDDIANEIGMSKKTIYSEYSNKTSLVEDCVMNKFCDLSNGIDLIIAMKKNAIEELYEIKKYVMSHLNDEKSSPQYQLMKYYPKIHKNLKLMQFDKMHKCILLNVEGGLKQGLFRDNINPEFVARIYFTGLNSVKDQNMFPLEQFPIGKLMDSFLEYHIRGIVTPKGKTILNNIINSNQE; translated from the coding sequence ATGAAAGAAAAAATTAGGGATACAGCTTCACAGCTTTTCTTAGAGCGTGGTTTTAAGAGTATTACCATGGACGATATTGCCAATGAAATCGGCATGTCTAAAAAAACCATATACAGCGAGTACAGTAATAAGACTTCGTTAGTGGAAGATTGCGTAATGAATAAGTTCTGCGATTTAAGCAATGGTATTGACTTAATTATAGCGATGAAGAAAAACGCTATTGAAGAATTGTATGAGATTAAAAAGTATGTAATGTCTCATTTAAATGATGAAAAGAGCTCTCCGCAGTACCAATTAATGAAATACTATCCGAAAATTCATAAGAATCTTAAGCTAATGCAATTCGATAAAATGCATAAGTGCATATTATTAAATGTTGAAGGTGGTTTAAAACAAGGCTTGTTTAGAGATAACATAAATCCGGAGTTTGTTGCTCGTATTTATTTTACCGGTCTAAATAGTGTAAAAGACCAAAACATGTTTCCGTTAGAACAATTTCCGATAGGGAAACTAATGGACTCATTTTTAGAATATCATATTAGAGGTATTGTAACACCAAAAGGGAAAACCATATTAAATAATATCATCAATTCAAATCAAGAATAA
- a CDS encoding phosphatase PAP2 family protein, whose translation MTSTINKTLIRISTILLLLLLIMACSTKEQSKMSDKEVALEWANMTLFITRYTPSNSPTFASRAFGYTGLTMYEAIVPGFSDYNSMNGQLKDLDKLPIADDSKEYNWVLALNAGQSEILKNIYVQTSEENIQKIDSLEQVIFTQFQNGLDKETVSRSVAFGKSVAQTIFEWSKTDGGHRGYLKNFDKTMVHPERPGSWKPPLFAQSFSHHPLHPHWGENRTFASTNKELEDPKMIPYDTTVGSPYYKQFENVYLKDLELTQLEKEAAIWWGDDPDVSFTPPGHSYYFATLAIDGHDISLIESAKIYAQVGMAVSDAFVNCWKWKYQFFTERPNTFVPKYIDEEWESFWPDPPFPSFPSGHAIQAAAAATVLEHNFGKEFTFTDKAHEGRERDELKETDFVIRSFDTFWDAALETADSRFYGGIHTQLDNEVGLEKGVEIAKNVYALEWKNNDKK comes from the coding sequence ATGACTAGTACCATAAATAAAACACTTATAAGAATTTCTACCATACTGTTGTTGCTACTGCTTATAATGGCATGTTCTACAAAAGAGCAGTCAAAAATGAGTGATAAAGAAGTTGCTTTAGAATGGGCAAATATGACCTTGTTCATTACCAGATATACACCCTCGAATTCCCCCACTTTTGCATCTAGAGCATTTGGCTATACCGGTCTTACCATGTATGAGGCTATTGTACCAGGTTTTTCTGATTATAATTCAATGAATGGGCAATTAAAGGATTTAGATAAGCTTCCTATTGCAGATGATTCAAAAGAATATAATTGGGTACTAGCATTAAATGCCGGGCAATCAGAAATTTTAAAGAATATTTACGTTCAAACATCCGAAGAAAATATTCAAAAAATTGACTCCCTTGAACAAGTAATATTTACACAATTTCAAAACGGATTAGATAAAGAAACCGTTTCCCGTTCTGTGGCTTTTGGTAAATCTGTAGCACAAACTATCTTCGAATGGTCAAAAACAGATGGCGGACATAGAGGGTATTTGAAAAATTTTGACAAAACTATGGTACACCCAGAACGACCAGGTTCTTGGAAACCTCCATTATTCGCTCAATCGTTCAGCCACCATCCATTACACCCACATTGGGGAGAAAATAGAACTTTTGCGTCCACAAATAAAGAACTCGAAGACCCAAAGATGATTCCGTATGATACAACTGTTGGTTCTCCATATTACAAGCAGTTTGAAAATGTATATCTGAAAGATTTAGAATTGACACAGCTAGAAAAAGAAGCTGCTATTTGGTGGGGCGATGATCCAGATGTTAGTTTTACGCCACCAGGGCATTCTTATTATTTTGCCACCTTAGCTATAGATGGGCATGATATCTCACTTATCGAAAGTGCCAAAATCTATGCTCAAGTAGGGATGGCAGTATCAGATGCTTTCGTGAATTGCTGGAAATGGAAATATCAGTTTTTTACAGAACGACCAAACACATTTGTACCAAAATATATTGATGAAGAATGGGAATCTTTCTGGCCTGACCCACCTTTTCCTTCCTTTCCATCTGGGCACGCGATTCAAGCGGCAGCAGCCGCCACAGTATTAGAGCATAACTTCGGAAAAGAATTTACATTTACAGATAAAGCTCATGAAGGCAGAGAACGCGACGAACTCAAAGAAACCGATTTTGTAATTCGGTCATTCGATACCTTTTGGGATGCCGCATTAGAAACTGCAGATTCTAGATTTTATGGCGGTATACACACACAATTAGACAACGAAGTAGGTTTAGAAAAAGGAGTGGAAATTGCAAAAAACGTTTATGCTCTTGAATGGAAGAACAATGATAAAAAATAA
- a CDS encoding CRTAC1 family protein, producing MIKNNSALIKISSSIFFLVFGLMSYAQQTFTDVSEAAGIAHQYEVYEGTFGGGVTVFDVNNDGYEDLYITSGIKSDRLYLNNGDGTFKDIFDGSGLQITNEYVTQGVVSADINKDGYRDLFITTITTTDGKSVIPRAKNLLFLNNGDSTFKDVTNEYGLEDLNSFSTGPSFGDFNADGYPDLFVGNYFQEFTGKLGIIKDATIVSANQTARSYLLENKGGKSFQNVYDEYGLGHKGFGFGGVFTDYDNDNDQDLLVNQDFGYKAVPNFLYRNEYPDDHFDDASKETEMDLKINAMGAAVGDYNGDGWMDYYITNIKFNMLMENQGIGKPFVDKAKELGTYNLAISWGANFADFDHDEDLDLFVSNGDLNPNCTPMGNFYFENNNNTFTEKGRELAINDYGIGRGSVIFDMDNDGDMDLLVVNQQPILNYPIASTTRLFRNDLEKGNWLKVALKGLDSEANGIGSRVTVVANGKRIIREIDGGGSSHLSQNSVIAHFGLGANTAVDSVIVNWTGGNTQILTNIKANQQLEIVEINQPKKETSNIWYLIGALLSLVVLYFVAKRKRQ from the coding sequence ATGATAAAAAATAATTCAGCCCTTATTAAAATAAGCAGTAGCATTTTCTTTCTGGTATTCGGATTGATGAGCTATGCGCAACAAACCTTTACCGATGTATCAGAAGCTGCTGGTATCGCTCACCAATACGAAGTCTATGAAGGTACGTTTGGCGGTGGTGTTACCGTTTTTGATGTCAATAATGACGGTTACGAAGATTTATATATAACGAGTGGTATAAAATCTGACCGACTATACCTTAACAATGGTGACGGTACTTTCAAAGATATTTTTGATGGTTCTGGTTTACAAATTACCAATGAATATGTTACCCAAGGTGTCGTAAGTGCCGATATTAATAAAGATGGATATAGAGATTTGTTCATCACGACCATTACTACTACCGATGGTAAAAGCGTTATACCAAGGGCAAAAAATTTACTCTTCTTAAATAATGGAGATTCCACCTTTAAAGATGTTACGAATGAATATGGCTTAGAGGACTTAAACTCCTTCAGTACAGGACCAAGTTTTGGTGATTTTAATGCAGATGGATATCCTGATTTATTTGTAGGTAATTATTTTCAAGAATTTACAGGCAAATTGGGTATTATAAAAGATGCTACCATAGTTAGCGCAAACCAAACAGCTAGAAGTTATTTACTAGAAAATAAAGGAGGTAAAAGTTTCCAAAACGTGTATGATGAATATGGCTTAGGGCATAAAGGTTTTGGTTTTGGTGGGGTTTTTACCGATTATGATAATGATAATGACCAAGATCTATTGGTAAATCAAGATTTTGGTTATAAAGCTGTTCCTAATTTTCTATACCGAAATGAGTATCCTGATGACCATTTTGATGATGCCAGCAAGGAAACCGAGATGGACTTGAAAATTAACGCCATGGGTGCGGCTGTTGGCGATTATAACGGTGATGGGTGGATGGATTATTATATTACCAACATCAAGTTCAATATGCTAATGGAGAACCAAGGTATTGGTAAACCGTTTGTTGACAAGGCAAAAGAATTAGGTACTTATAACTTAGCGATTAGTTGGGGTGCGAATTTTGCAGATTTTGATCATGATGAAGATTTAGATCTGTTTGTTTCTAACGGAGACCTGAATCCGAATTGTACACCTATGGGCAATTTCTATTTTGAAAATAACAACAATACTTTTACTGAAAAAGGAAGGGAATTAGCCATTAACGATTATGGAATTGGTAGAGGATCAGTAATATTTGACATGGATAATGATGGTGATATGGATTTACTAGTGGTAAATCAACAACCTATTTTAAATTACCCCATAGCATCTACCACGCGACTTTTTAGAAATGATCTAGAAAAAGGTAATTGGTTAAAAGTTGCTCTTAAGGGTTTGGATTCTGAAGCAAATGGCATTGGCTCTCGCGTAACTGTAGTTGCTAATGGAAAAAGAATTATAAGAGAAATTGATGGTGGTGGATCTAGTCATTTATCACAAAATTCGGTGATCGCACACTTTGGTTTGGGAGCTAATACTGCTGTTGATTCGGTAATTGTAAACTGGACAGGCGGTAATACTCAAATTCTAACCAATATAAAGGCGAACCAACAGTTAGAAATTGTCGAAATCAATCAACCGAAAAAGGAAACTTCTAATATATGGTACTTAATTGGTGCTTTATTATCACTTGTTGTTCTCTATTTTGTAGCAAAAAGGAAAAGGCAATAA
- a CDS encoding RagB/SusD family nutrient uptake outer membrane protein: protein MKKRKLVLLGLLTLALVPISCNEDFLETSPLDAISADATWADGALSEAFVFNVYSSLGYGGFEEEGLSSLTDEAMFTHSGRGVNVINEGSLSPSGTGNVNIIPQWNELYLAIRKANIAIQELPNAAFDDQALKDRLLGESHFLRAYYYHQLMRFYGGAPLIDAPYGLDDDYTIARGTYAENVTFVTDDLDKAISLLDGKDVTPGRASMLSAMGLKSRVLTYAASDLRDGPTASAKSATLGGYSNLELVAYTSGDRDARWTLAKTAAKAVLDATTGYKLDLAAPASAEEAEQTYISIAMGGGSAVGDAAARSELLFERTHSPLFTAESNWPLGGIHQGINNGPNGYHNWAGNTPIQQLVDDYQMMDGSDFDWSNPEHAAAPYDNRDPRLTATVLYDGAAWKPRPDDVAAIDPYNEIQTGTYADGSGGIIAGVDMRDSPIENWNGSRTGYYVRKFIDSDPSLVDNQSSAQVVPWPFIRYTEVILNYVEASIALGDEGEARNWLNKIRYRAGMPAIESSGTELLEDYINERRVELAYEEHRYHDARRWMIADQTLGRGIKVMKVTAALKAGATPRAPYQYDTTVYDYTYTVVDNNDNETRTWDDKMYFMPISRDEINRNNLLIQNPGY, encoded by the coding sequence ATGAAAAAAAGAAAATTAGTACTCTTAGGCTTACTAACGCTAGCGTTAGTACCTATTTCGTGTAATGAAGATTTTTTAGAAACTTCACCATTAGATGCAATTTCCGCAGATGCTACTTGGGCAGATGGGGCTTTATCAGAAGCTTTTGTATTTAATGTGTACTCATCTCTAGGCTATGGAGGATTTGAGGAAGAGGGTTTATCTTCATTAACGGACGAAGCAATGTTTACCCACTCTGGTAGAGGGGTTAATGTAATTAACGAAGGTTCACTTTCACCGTCAGGTACGGGGAATGTAAATATCATTCCGCAATGGAACGAGTTGTATTTAGCTATTCGTAAAGCGAATATCGCAATACAAGAATTACCAAATGCTGCTTTTGATGACCAAGCACTAAAAGATAGATTACTAGGTGAGTCTCATTTTTTAAGAGCTTATTACTATCATCAACTAATGCGCTTTTATGGTGGTGCACCATTAATAGATGCTCCTTATGGTCTTGACGACGACTATACAATAGCTAGAGGAACATACGCTGAGAACGTAACTTTCGTAACTGATGATTTAGACAAAGCAATTTCATTGTTAGACGGTAAAGACGTTACACCTGGTAGAGCATCAATGTTAAGTGCTATGGGTTTAAAATCTAGAGTACTTACATATGCAGCAAGTGATTTACGCGACGGCCCTACAGCTAGCGCAAAATCGGCAACATTGGGTGGTTACTCAAATCTAGAATTAGTTGCTTACACTTCTGGCGATAGAGATGCTAGATGGACGTTAGCTAAAACTGCAGCCAAGGCAGTATTAGATGCAACAACTGGTTACAAATTAGATTTAGCAGCGCCTGCATCTGCAGAAGAAGCTGAACAGACTTATATCTCCATTGCTATGGGAGGTGGAAGTGCTGTTGGTGATGCTGCTGCAAGATCTGAACTTTTATTTGAAAGAACACACTCACCATTATTTACAGCTGAGAGTAACTGGCCTTTAGGTGGTATTCACCAAGGGATTAATAACGGTCCAAACGGTTACCATAACTGGGCAGGTAATACACCTATTCAACAATTGGTAGATGATTACCAAATGATGGATGGTTCTGATTTCGATTGGAGCAATCCTGAGCACGCTGCTGCTCCTTATGACAACAGAGACCCAAGATTGACTGCAACTGTTCTTTACGACGGTGCTGCTTGGAAACCAAGACCAGATGATGTAGCTGCTATTGATCCTTACAATGAAATTCAAACAGGTACTTATGCAGATGGTAGTGGCGGAATTATTGCAGGTGTTGACATGCGTGATTCTCCAATTGAAAACTGGAATGGAAGTAGAACAGGATATTACGTTCGTAAATTTATTGATTCAGATCCATCATTAGTAGACAATCAATCAAGTGCACAGGTAGTGCCATGGCCGTTTATTCGTTATACTGAAGTTATATTGAATTATGTAGAAGCATCGATTGCACTTGGTGATGAAGGTGAAGCTAGAAATTGGCTGAACAAGATTCGTTATAGAGCAGGTATGCCAGCAATTGAATCATCAGGCACTGAGCTTTTAGAAGACTATATCAACGAAAGAAGGGTTGAATTAGCTTATGAAGAGCATAGATACCATGATGCCAGAAGATGGATGATCGCTGACCAAACATTGGGTAGAGGTATTAAAGTAATGAAAGTTACCGCAGCCCTTAAAGCAGGTGCTACACCAAGAGCTCCTTATCAATATGACACAACAGTATATGATTACACCTATACCGTTGTTGATAATAATGATAATGAAACTAGAACTTGGGATGACAAAATGTATTTCATGCCTATTAGTAGAGATGAAATCAACAGAAATAACCTATTGATTCAGAATCCGGGTTATTAG
- a CDS encoding TolC family protein has translation MRNQLVILITILSISLGYSQEQTYSFTLEEAIQFALENNYSAINANRDIIDAQKQKWETIADGLPQINGSIGYSNQLKQPVTLLPAELVGGAAGEFIPVVFSQPQSATATATLTQQIFDGSYIVGVQATKTFLSYSANNKEKTELDVRKQVVEAYGNVLLAEESIEILEKNKSTLEKNLFETSKLFENGLGEEESVDQLQITLSSVENQLQSALRLKDITLQMLNVSMGLDLNAPTQLQENLEDLTMSKMDLGILGIDFNINDNVDYKLAENLNEQRYFEWKLARSRALPTLNAYVNYGSSAYSESFDFFSGDQQWFDSSILGFDLNIPIFSSFKRSASTQRAKIALEKAKTQLTEAEQQIRLQLENAKNNYTLAIDNYETAKQNLTLSERIENKNQIKYKEGLATSFELRQAQTQLYSTQQEYLQSMVEVINNKTELEIILNTKN, from the coding sequence ATGCGAAATCAATTAGTAATCTTAATCACTATTCTAAGTATTAGTTTAGGATATTCACAAGAGCAAACCTATTCGTTTACGTTAGAAGAAGCGATTCAATTTGCATTAGAAAACAACTATTCGGCGATTAATGCGAATAGAGATATCATAGATGCCCAAAAGCAAAAATGGGAAACTATAGCAGACGGACTTCCACAAATTAACGGATCTATTGGGTATTCTAATCAATTAAAACAACCTGTAACACTATTACCAGCAGAATTGGTAGGTGGTGCAGCAGGCGAATTTATACCTGTAGTTTTCTCTCAACCACAATCAGCAACTGCAACTGCAACATTGACCCAACAAATATTTGATGGTTCATACATTGTTGGTGTGCAAGCAACAAAAACATTTTTAAGCTATAGCGCAAACAACAAAGAGAAAACAGAACTAGACGTGAGAAAACAAGTAGTTGAAGCTTACGGCAATGTACTTTTAGCAGAAGAAAGTATAGAAATATTAGAAAAGAATAAAAGCACACTCGAAAAAAATCTTTTTGAGACTTCTAAGTTATTTGAAAACGGCCTTGGAGAAGAAGAAAGTGTTGACCAACTTCAAATTACCCTATCATCTGTAGAAAATCAATTACAAAGTGCTCTTAGACTAAAGGATATTACATTACAAATGTTGAATGTAAGTATGGGTCTAGACTTAAATGCACCAACACAATTACAAGAAAACCTAGAAGATCTTACCATGTCAAAAATGGACTTAGGTATTCTTGGTATCGACTTCAATATTAATGATAATGTAGATTACAAGCTTGCCGAAAATTTAAACGAACAACGTTATTTTGAATGGAAACTAGCAAGAAGTCGTGCGCTACCTACTTTGAATGCTTATGTAAACTATGGTAGTTCGGCTTACTCAGAAAGCTTCGATTTTTTCAGCGGAGATCAACAATGGTTCGATTCTTCTATTTTAGGTTTTGACCTAAATATTCCCATTTTCAGTTCATTTAAAAGAAGTGCCAGCACCCAACGCGCTAAAATTGCTTTAGAAAAAGCAAAAACACAATTAACCGAAGCTGAACAACAAATTAGATTACAGTTAGAGAATGCTAAAAATAATTATACACTAGCTATAGATAATTACGAAACTGCGAAGCAGAACCTAACACTATCTGAACGTATTGAAAATAAAAACCAAATCAAGTACAAAGAAGGTCTTGCCACTAGTTTTGAGCTAAGACAGGCACAAACACAATTGTATAGCACCCAACAAGAGTACTTACAATCAATGGTAGAGGTAATTAATAACAAGACCGAATTGGAAATCATTCTAAATACAAAAAACTAA
- a CDS encoding VCBS repeat-containing protein, whose protein sequence is MTKNLTLYFLIICTLLQSCTEKSKKDEVTATIDKPEKPSLFTLLSDSETNVTFQNTLKEGLNANVLVYEYLYNGGGVATGDFNNDGLQDLYFTSNMAENKFYLNEGDFTFKDVTAISKVNGRPGPWKTGITSADVNGDGKLDLYLCYSGALPDAKRKNQLFINQGNDDNNIPIFKEQAEEYGLASAAFSNQGYFFDYDKDGDLDMLLLNHNPKSLPVLNEVSTKAFLKKDDPFQGTRLFEQRDNKFYDITEKAGVSGSALTYGLGIAISDINNDGWQDFYISNDYTVPDYLYINNQNGTFTDQLGSQMGHISHFSMGNNVADINNDGLQDIFTLDMLPKDNKRQKLLLSPDNYEKFDLNIRSGFHHQYMRNMLQLNNGDDTFSEIGQLSGISNTDWSWAPLFADFDNDGFKDLFISNGYFRDYTNLDFINYMDSYVQSKGRLQRQDVLELIKEMPASNLTNFFYSNKDGVNFTDNTKSAGIDQPANSNGAIYTDLDNDGDLDLVVNNINKPAFIYRNDSPNETNNYLSIELKGSDKNTNGIGSKVSIFSNEETQIIEQMPTQGYLSTVSPILHFGLADNTTIDSLVINWNSGNTETLTQVSTNQLLVLEEGNAKKSVLVKDKSEVLFSKVASAINYQHRSSSVNDFKRQSLLLKQVSHDGPPMAKGDINNDGLEDIIIGGGIGQATTIFFQTNPKKFTKKVNASFDVDKESFDSDFALFDVNNDGNLDIYIASGGYHNFAQNDPLLQDRIYLGDGKGNFVKSESALPSIPTNTGSVAFSDVNDDTFLDIFVGGSITPGRFPESSRSYILINDGKGNFTDKTDAIQPELKNLGMTTDAVWADMDGDQIDDLIVVGEWMPISIYLNKNGKLINETNQFFEEPLSGLWTSLQITDLNKDGKPDIIAGNIGSNTQFKLSNDTPAELYYSDFDNNGSVDPILNFYMDGTSYPYITRDELLGQLSGKRQQFNSYEKYANATLKDIFTETELQKANKLTITHQKTTVLMSNSNGKYQNIPLPVESQYAPVSEIISSDFNNDGIVDLLLLGNNDFYKLRIGKFDANYGTVLLGVGDGTFKYVSQPKSGLSIKGSNTHAILINDELILTSYGAATETYKLLK, encoded by the coding sequence ATGACAAAAAATCTAACTCTCTATTTTCTTATTATATGTACACTTCTTCAAAGCTGTACAGAAAAGTCTAAAAAAGATGAAGTAACGGCTACTATAGATAAGCCAGAAAAACCATCTTTATTTACACTGTTATCTGACAGTGAAACGAACGTAACTTTTCAGAACACATTAAAAGAGGGGCTAAATGCTAATGTATTGGTATATGAATACTTATATAATGGTGGTGGCGTAGCTACAGGAGACTTTAATAATGACGGATTACAAGATTTATATTTCACCTCTAATATGGCTGAAAATAAGTTCTATTTAAATGAAGGCGATTTTACTTTTAAAGACGTAACCGCAATTTCAAAAGTCAATGGCAGACCAGGACCCTGGAAAACAGGCATTACTTCTGCAGATGTAAATGGTGATGGTAAATTAGACCTATACCTATGTTATTCAGGAGCATTACCAGATGCTAAGCGTAAAAATCAACTTTTTATCAATCAAGGTAACGACGATAATAACATTCCTATTTTCAAAGAGCAAGCTGAAGAATATGGTTTGGCAAGTGCTGCATTCAGCAACCAAGGTTATTTTTTTGATTATGATAAAGATGGCGATTTAGACATGCTGTTACTAAACCATAATCCGAAATCATTACCAGTATTAAATGAAGTTAGTACAAAAGCATTTTTAAAAAAAGACGACCCGTTTCAAGGTACTCGCCTATTTGAACAAAGAGATAATAAATTTTACGACATTACCGAAAAAGCAGGCGTTAGCGGTTCTGCTTTAACCTACGGATTAGGTATTGCAATAAGTGACATCAATAACGACGGATGGCAAGATTTCTACATTTCTAATGACTACACCGTGCCAGATTACTTGTACATTAATAATCAAAACGGAACATTTACAGACCAATTGGGCAGCCAAATGGGACATATAAGTCACTTCTCTATGGGAAATAATGTGGCGGATATTAATAATGACGGCCTACAAGATATTTTCACTTTAGATATGTTGCCAAAAGATAACAAACGCCAAAAGCTACTTTTATCTCCGGATAATTATGAAAAATTCGATTTAAATATAAGAAGCGGATTTCATCATCAGTATATGCGAAACATGCTACAATTGAACAATGGCGATGATACCTTTAGTGAAATTGGACAACTTTCAGGTATCTCAAATACAGATTGGAGTTGGGCTCCTCTATTTGCAGATTTTGATAATGACGGATTTAAAGATTTGTTTATTTCTAACGGATATTTTAGAGATTACACCAATTTAGATTTCATCAACTACATGGATAGTTACGTTCAATCTAAAGGCAGGTTACAACGACAAGATGTTCTTGAACTCATAAAAGAAATGCCAGCCTCTAACCTAACCAATTTCTTTTACAGCAATAAAGACGGCGTAAATTTTACAGACAATACTAAAAGTGCTGGAATAGATCAACCCGCAAATAGTAACGGAGCCATATATACCGATTTAGATAATGATGGTGATTTGGATTTGGTGGTAAATAACATTAATAAACCCGCTTTTATTTACAGAAACGATTCGCCAAATGAAACCAATAATTATTTGAGTATAGAACTTAAAGGAAGTGATAAAAATACAAATGGTATTGGTTCTAAAGTAAGTATTTTCAGTAATGAAGAAACACAAATAATTGAACAGATGCCTACTCAAGGTTATCTATCAACTGTTTCGCCCATTTTACATTTTGGATTGGCTGATAATACTACAATAGATTCCCTAGTAATTAATTGGAATTCGGGTAACACAGAAACCCTCACACAAGTTTCTACAAATCAATTATTGGTACTTGAAGAAGGTAATGCGAAAAAATCAGTTTTAGTAAAAGACAAATCAGAAGTCTTATTTTCAAAGGTCGCAAGTGCTATTAATTACCAGCACCGATCATCATCAGTAAATGACTTTAAAAGGCAATCACTTTTATTAAAACAAGTATCTCATGACGGTCCGCCAATGGCGAAGGGAGATATTAATAATGACGGATTAGAAGATATTATCATTGGTGGTGGCATTGGGCAAGCAACAACCATATTTTTTCAGACCAACCCTAAGAAATTTACTAAAAAAGTCAATGCTAGTTTTGATGTAGACAAAGAAAGCTTCGATTCAGACTTCGCACTTTTTGATGTAAATAATGATGGTAATTTAGATATTTACATTGCTAGTGGCGGCTACCATAACTTTGCCCAAAATGACCCTTTATTACAAGACCGAATTTATTTAGGTGATGGCAAAGGTAATTTTGTAAAATCTGAATCTGCCTTACCAAGTATACCAACAAACACAGGTTCAGTTGCTTTTTCAGATGTGAACGATGATACCTTTTTAGATATATTCGTTGGTGGATCTATTACTCCCGGCCGTTTTCCTGAATCATCTAGAAGCTATATTCTAATAAATGATGGCAAAGGAAATTTTACGGACAAGACCGATGCTATTCAGCCAGAACTGAAAAATTTAGGGATGACCACCGATGCCGTATGGGCAGACATGGACGGTGACCAAATCGATGATTTAATAGTTGTTGGTGAATGGATGCCTATTTCTATTTACCTCAATAAAAATGGTAAATTAATTAATGAAACCAATCAGTTTTTTGAAGAGCCTTTATCTGGATTATGGACAAGTCTGCAGATAACTGACCTTAATAAAGATGGCAAACCAGATATAATTGCAGGTAATATAGGTAGCAATACTCAATTTAAATTGAGCAACGATACTCCCGCTGAATTGTATTATTCAGATTTTGACAATAATGGTTCTGTAGATCCTATTTTGAATTTTTATATGGATGGTACTAGTTACCCCTATATCACAAGAGATGAGTTGCTAGGTCAACTTTCAGGTAAACGACAACAGTTTAATAGTTATGAAAAATACGCCAATGCAACTTTAAAAGACATTTTCACTGAAACCGAATTGCAGAAGGCCAATAAACTAACCATAACACATCAAAAAACTACCGTTTTAATGAGCAACTCAAATGGCAAATACCAAAACATACCATTACCTGTTGAATCGCAATACGCCCCCGTTTCAGAAATTATAAGTTCAGATTTCAACAATGACGGGATTGTAGATTTGCTACTTTTAGGCAACAATGATTTTTATAAACTTAGAATAGGGAAGTTTGATGCCAACTACGGCACAGTACTTTTAGGTGTCGGCGACGGTACTTTTAAATATGTATCGCAACCAAAATCTGGACTATCAATAAAAGGAAGCAATACCCATGCAATATTGATAAATGATGAACTTATATTGACTAGTTACGGCGCAGCAACTGAAACCTATAAACTTTTAAAATAG